Within the Petrotoga mexicana DSM 14811 genome, the region ATAGGTAGTGCTATTATGGGGGTCTTGTATGATCATACAATCGTTAGTTTGGTTATCTTTTCCATGATAGTAGAAAGTGCCGCTGTTTTTACTCTTTTCCTTCTCAAATCTAAACTTGGTAATGCAGTTAATTAAAACGAAAGGGGGAAAATAGTCATAAAAGAATCAAACGATCGCATTAAAATGAATAAATATTTAAATAAAATCTTGAATGGTTTAATTCAAATACATATATTGCACCATGCACAAAAAGCTCCAATCTATGGAAGCTGGATGATTTCTGAGTTAAAAAGGCACGGTTACAATATAAGCCCAGGTACTTTGTATCCCTTACTACACAAGATGGAAAAAGAAAATCTTCTCACTAAAAGAACTGAAATAGTAGAAGGTAAAAAAAGGATATATTACTCTATTACAAGCCAAGGAGAAAATCTATTAAAGGAATTAAAAGCAAAAGTAAAAGAACTATTTCATGAAATAATATAATTATATAAAAAAGGTGAGCTTTGCCTTTACGTTCACATTCAACAACTTATGATATAATTAAAAAACATAAAAAAAAACGGGGAGAAAATCAAGAGAGGGAGGGCAAAATTGTGAATTTACAGGAGTATGTTTTAAGCAAGGCAAAAAAGGCTAAAGATACTTCAAGAAACTTTAGCTCAACTTCTGAAACGGATAAGATCAAAATTCTTAACTATATTTCGGAAGAGCTAATGGCCAATAAAAACTATATAATATCAGAAAACCAAAAGGATGTCGAAGTTGCTAAAAACACTGGGATGTCAAGCAGTCTTTTAGATAGGCTGTTACTGAACGAAGAAAGAATCACCAAAATGGCTAAAGGTGTGCAAAAAGTGGCACAACTTCAAAGTAGTGTTGGTAACATCTCTAAAATGTGGAAAAGGCCAAACGGATTGATGATTGGAAAGATGGTAGTCCCTTTAGGGGTAATCGCCATTATATATGAAAGCAGGCCAAATGTAACAGTAGATGCAGCAGCATTATGTATAAAATCGGGTAACTGTGTAGTATTAAGAGGTGGTTCTGAAGCGATTCATTCTAACAACGCTTTGGTGAAGATTATCCATCAAGCTATTGAAAAAGCTGGTTTTTCAAAGGATATAGTGCAGTTCATTGAGGTTATAGATAGAAAAGCTGTTGATGAATTGATGAAACTATACGAATACATCGATGTGCTGATACCTCGAGGCGGTCCATCTTTAATTAAAAATACGGTTGAAAATTCTATGATCCCTGTTATACAAACGGGGGCGGGGAACTGTCACGTGTATGTTGATAAACAAGCCGATCTTGAAAAGGCACTTAAAATCGTTGAAAACGCTAAAATGAGCAGACCCTCCGTCTGTAACGCAGCAGAAAAATTATTGGTCCACAAAGATATCGCAGAAGAGTTTCTACCAAAAATATACTCAATCTTTGAAAAGAAAGTAGAATTAAGAGGCTGCGAAAAAACCTTGAAAATAATACCTCAAATGAAACCGGCACAAGAAGAAGATTGGTCAACTGAATATTTAGATTACATAATGGCAGTTAAAATAGTTGATAGTACTGAAGAAGCCATAAATCAAATAAACAAGTACAGTACAAAGCATTCTGAAGCAATTATAACCGAGAATTATACTACCGCGCAAAAATTCTTAAACGAAATAGATTCTGCAGCCGTTTACGTCAATGCTTCAACGAGATTTACCGATGGTGAAGAGTTCGGTTTCGGCTCGGAAATGGGTATAAGTACACAAAAATTGCATGTTCGAGGACCGATTGGAATCAACGAGTTAACAACCACCAAATACATTATCTTGGGAAACGGGCAGGTTAGATAGTATGGATGAAAAACTGTGTGTGATAGGTTTGGGAAAAATGGGAAGCACGTTAGTAAAAGGTTTAATCCAAACAAAAACACTTAAAAGAGAACAAATAATCGGAACAGATGTCTTTGAATACGATTCTGAAAGAAATTCTAATTACTGTGACATAAAAACTATGTCCGATAATGCAAAAGCGGTGAAAGAATCTGACATCGTTCTTTTAGCGGTGAAACCGCAAGTAATAGATGAAGTATTGGAGGAAATAAGTCCTTTTTGTGAAAACAAGATAGTTATATCAATAGCTGCAGGAGTAAGTTTGCGCCATTTGGATAAAGCTTTACCAGTTTCATCAAAGATAATAAGAGCCATGCCCAACACCCCTATTTTAGTTGGTGAAGGCGTTATTGCTATAAGTAAAAAGAAGAACGTTGACGAAAATGATTTGAGAACGGTTAAGAAGATTTTGGAAAGTGTTGGAAAGGTATATTTGGTTGAAGAATATATGATGGACGCGATAACAGCTTTAAGTGGGAGCGGACCGGCATATGTCTATATTATGATAGAGGCTTTATCCGACGGTGGTGTTCTAATGGGTTTACCTAGAGAGCTTTCCACTGAATTTGCCGCAAGAACTTTACTTGGCGCTGCAAGAATGGTTTTAGAAACACAGAAACACCCTGGAGAGTTAAAAGATATGGTTACTTCCCCAGGAGGTACATCAATAAAAGGAATAGAAGTTTTAGAATCTCATGGTTTACGAGGCATCCTTATGGACGCTGTAAAAGAAGCAACTATACGGTCAAAAGAACTGAATTCACAAAGAGGTGTTGATATTGATTGAAAGGTACTCTCTTTCTCCAATTAAAGACATTTGGAC harbors:
- a CDS encoding PadR family transcriptional regulator, which produces MNKYLNKILNGLIQIHILHHAQKAPIYGSWMISELKRHGYNISPGTLYPLLHKMEKENLLTKRTEIVEGKKRIYYSITSQGENLLKELKAKVKELFHEII
- the proC gene encoding pyrroline-5-carboxylate reductase, translated to MDEKLCVIGLGKMGSTLVKGLIQTKTLKREQIIGTDVFEYDSERNSNYCDIKTMSDNAKAVKESDIVLLAVKPQVIDEVLEEISPFCENKIVISIAAGVSLRHLDKALPVSSKIIRAMPNTPILVGEGVIAISKKKNVDENDLRTVKKILESVGKVYLVEEYMMDAITALSGSGPAYVYIMIEALSDGGVLMGLPRELSTEFAARTLLGAARMVLETQKHPGELKDMVTSPGGTSIKGIEVLESHGLRGILMDAVKEATIRSKELNSQRGVDID
- a CDS encoding glutamate-5-semialdehyde dehydrogenase — encoded protein: MNLQEYVLSKAKKAKDTSRNFSSTSETDKIKILNYISEELMANKNYIISENQKDVEVAKNTGMSSSLLDRLLLNEERITKMAKGVQKVAQLQSSVGNISKMWKRPNGLMIGKMVVPLGVIAIIYESRPNVTVDAAALCIKSGNCVVLRGGSEAIHSNNALVKIIHQAIEKAGFSKDIVQFIEVIDRKAVDELMKLYEYIDVLIPRGGPSLIKNTVENSMIPVIQTGAGNCHVYVDKQADLEKALKIVENAKMSRPSVCNAAEKLLVHKDIAEEFLPKIYSIFEKKVELRGCEKTLKIIPQMKPAQEEDWSTEYLDYIMAVKIVDSTEEAINQINKYSTKHSEAIITENYTTAQKFLNEIDSAAVYVNASTRFTDGEEFGFGSEMGISTQKLHVRGPIGINELTTTKYIILGNGQVR